One Streptococcus sp. VT 162 genomic window, ATAGACCAGAGAAAAACTCCTCACACCTCGAACCTTGTAAATCTGCCCCAAGGCTAAAAATAGAGCCGGTAAAAAGCTTAAGACCATAGCCACAATCATGATAATCAAGGTGATTGGCACACCCTTCAAGGTCTCCAGAAAGGTCTTTACAATATAGTCTATATCCATTTCTTACCTCCCTTTTGTTTCCAAAGACTTCTCAAGCAAACGACTCAAGCTAGAAATAACCAAGGCAATCCCCCAGTAAAGAAGCGCAACTGCCGTATAGGTTTCCAGAGAGTAGTTCCCTAAATTGCGACTGATCAAGAGATTGCCTGCCCCCATAACATCAACAAAACCAATCGTATAAGCCAAGGCAGCATCCCGCATGAGATTAAGAATAGCGGTCGTTATATTGGGAAGAGCAACTTGAAAAGCTTGGGGAAAAATGATTCTCCAAAAAGTCTGACTTGGAGTCAAACCAATACTAAGCCCGGCCTCTGTCTGCCCCTTTGGAATAGCTTGATAGGCCGCCTTGAAAACCTCGGCAACAATAGCCGCAAACAAGAGAATCATCGTCAAGAGAACAAAAATAGTTTTAGACCAGTTGTTGATATCCAAACCAAGCCACCATTTCAGAAATTCTGGCAAGCCATAAAAGACTAGAAAAAGCAAGACAATCGGCGGTGTACAACGAAGGGTAAAGATATAGCTTTTGGAAATCGCTGCAAAACTCTTGTCATCTCCTACTTGTGCCCAGGCCAAGAGACCTCCAAAAAGGGAACCAAGAAGAGTGGTAAAAAAGAGAATGGACAAGGTCATAGGAAGTGCCTTCCATAAGGTCGGCAAAAACTGAAAGACCTTGGAAAAATCATAAGAAACCATGCAAAACCCTTTCTAGTCTTGTAATTTCTGGTCTAGTCTTTGTCTACATAACTAAAGACATCTTCTTTAAAGTATTGCTGAGATAGCTTAGCAAGCGTGCCATCTTCCTTCAACTCTTTGATTGCTTTTTCATATTCTTTAGCGAATTTCTCACCCTTTTCATCACGGTGAATCAAGGGATAAGTTGGAATACCCTTGTATGGGAACCAGCTGAGTTTATCCGCATATTGGTGGTAAGGGCCATCTTCTGCGGTAACTGCTTTTTCAAAGGACAGTTTGATATCAAAGAAGGCGTCATAACGTCCTTCCAAGACCCAGGCATAGGCATCTGCCACTTTAAAGGATTCAGCTGCTGTTAGCTCAATCGGTGCATCCTGATGTTTTTCATTGTAGCTGGTGATGACATTCCATTGAGCATTCTGTGGAGAGATGGGAACCAATTTCCCTTTATTCTTAGCAAAGTCATCAATGGTTTTGTATTTCTGTTCATCTTCTTTTCTGACAGTAAATCCGATGATGCTCGCTCCGACTGGTTCAGATGGAATGACAAACTTTTTAGCTCGTTCATCTGTGTACCAAGCTCCCTTGGTTCCGATGTCATAC contains:
- a CDS encoding amino acid ABC transporter substrate-binding protein translates to MSKKAWIIGGVAVVAVIGATIIGRSLVGAPAKEGETASSAEVITLKVAHTQNYVPYDFVNEKGESDGYEVAVLKAVDEKLANYQFEYTGTSDDDLLIGLESGKYDIGTKGAWYTDERAKKFVIPSEPVGASIIGFTVRKEDEQKYKTIDDFAKNKGKLVPISPQNAQWNVITSYNEKHQDAPIELTAAESFKVADAYAWVLEGRYDAFFDIKLSFEKAVTAEDGPYHQYADKLSWFPYKGIPTYPLIHRDEKGEKFAKEYEKAIKELKEDGTLAKLSQQYFKEDVFSYVDKD
- a CDS encoding amino acid ABC transporter permease is translated as MVSYDFSKVFQFLPTLWKALPMTLSILFFTTLLGSLFGGLLAWAQVGDDKSFAAISKSYIFTLRCTPPIVLLFLVFYGLPEFLKWWLGLDINNWSKTIFVLLTMILLFAAIVAEVFKAAYQAIPKGQTEAGLSIGLTPSQTFWRIIFPQAFQVALPNITTAILNLMRDAALAYTIGFVDVMGAGNLLISRNLGNYSLETYTAVALLYWGIALVISSLSRLLEKSLETKGR